From the genome of Acidihalobacter aeolianus:
AGGGGTCTCACGCAACACCACGATGAGCGTGCGACGTTCCTTGAGGGCGACGTCGGCTGCACGCTCGATCAGCGAACGCGAGGCGCCGACCGCAACCGCCGACAGCGTCCCGGTGGTGCAAGGGCAGATCACCATTGCCTCCGCCGCTCCGGAGCCACTGGCCACCGGCGCGGTCCACTGCTGTTCGCCGAACACGTGCAGCTGGCCGGGCGCGGCGCCATAGAGCCCGCCTAGGGCTCGTGCCAGTTCGGACTGACGGCCCGGAAGCTGCAGATCCGTTTCCATGCCGATCACGACGCGAGCCGGCTGTGAGAGCATCAGATAGACGCGCGTGCCGGAACGCAGCAGGCATTCGAGCAGGCGCAGGCCGTACTGCACGCCTGAGGCGCCGGTCAGCGCCAGGGACACGGTACGCGGCCAGTCGCTCATGCCGTCGACTCCGCACGCTCGGCCAGCGCCGCGCGCACGCGCAGCGGCAGACCGCCGAAACTGCCGTTGCTCATGAACACCACCTGATCGCTTGCACGCAGTTCGCCGATGAGTGCAGCTTCCAGGCCGTCTAGATCGGCGAGCACGGCCGCCCGCTCACCCAGTTCTGCGGCTACTTCGCGCAGCGACCAGCCCAGATCCGAGGGCTGATAGAGGAATACGCGATCGGCTTGGGAGAGCGATGCACCGAGCGTCTGGCGATGAACGCCCATGCGCATGGTGGCGGAACGCGGTTCCAACACCGCCACGATCCGCGCACGGCCGCTGCGTGCGCGCAGGCCCTGTAGGGTGGTGGCGATGGCGGTGGGATGATGCGCGAAATCGTCGTACAGGGTCACGCCGGCGACGTCGCCAACCACCTGCAGGCGACGCGCCACCCCGCCGAAGGAGGACACCGCCTCCAGGCCGCTCTCCAGAGGTACGCCGGCATGCCGCGCGGCGAGCAGCGCGCCCAGGGCGTTCGATACGTTGTGCCGCCCGAGCAGCTTCCAGGCAATCTCGCCCAGCGGCCGGTTGTCGTGGAGCACCTCGAAACGGCTGCCGTCCTCGGCGATCAGGCGCGCGCTCCAGCCATCTCCGCCATCCAGCGTGAAGGGCTCGACGGGCGTCCAGCACCCCATGGCGAGCATCTCGTCCAATGCCGCATCGTCGCCGCGGCGGACGATCAGGCCATTACCCGGCACGGTGCGCACTAGGTGGTGAAATTGCCGCTGGATCGCGGCGAGATCGGGAAAGATGTCGGCATGATCGTATTCGAGATTATTCAGCAGCAGGGTCCGTGGTCGATAATGGACGAACTTGGAGCGCTTGTCGAAGAAGGCGGTATCGTACTCGTCCGCCTCGACCACGAAGAAGGGACTCTCGCCCAGACGCGCTGATACGCCGAAATCCGCCGGAACGCCGCCGATCAGGAAACCGGGCTCGAGTCCCGCATGCTGCAGGATGTGCGCGAGCAGGCTGCTGGTGGTGGTCTTGCCGTGGGTCCCGGCCACCGCTAGCACCCAGCGACCGTGCAGCACGTGCTCGGCCAGCCACTGGGGCCCCGAGGTGTAGTCCAGCCCGCGATCCAGCATGGCCTCGACCGCAGGCACGCCGCGGCGCATGAAGTTGCCCACCACGACCTGATCCGGGGCTGGGTCGAGCTGCGCCGGATCGTAGCCCTCGTGGACAGCGATGCCGGCGGCTTCGAGCTGGGTGCTCATGGGCGGGTAGAGTTGGGTATCGCTGCCGGAGACCTCATGGCCCGCTGCCTTGGCGAGTTGCGCCAAGCCGCCCATGAAGGTTCCGCCGATGCCCAGGATATGTACGTGCATAGGCTGCCTTTTCCTGTGACCGTCGCGGCGTCAGTTACCGATCGCGCCGCCGAAGAACCCGGTGATTAGCAGCGATGCCGTGAACATGAAGCCCAGCGCCGTTGCCACGCCCAGCCAGGTTTGCCGCAAATCCAGCGCGAAGCGAAAGATACGCCCGAATACCGCGATCATCCAGCCGAGCGTGATCAGATAACCCACGGCGGTAAAGGGTGCCTGCCCGCCCGTAGCTTCGGCATGGTAAAGCACCAGCAGCTGTGGCATCAGCACCAACCCCAGGACCGCCCCTGTGGAACCCAATGCGGTCAGGGTCTGCACCAGCC
Proteins encoded in this window:
- a CDS encoding flavin prenyltransferase UbiX yields the protein MSDWPRTVSLALTGASGVQYGLRLLECLLRSGTRVYLMLSQPARVVIGMETDLQLPGRQSELARALGGLYGAAPGQLHVFGEQQWTAPVASGSGAAEAMVICPCTTGTLSAVAVGASRSLIERAADVALKERRTLIVVLRETPLSEIHLENMLRLTRMGAVMMPANPGFYHRPTRVEDLVDFMVARILDHLEIPQTLLPPWGEPDADA
- the mpl gene encoding UDP-N-acetylmuramate:L-alanyl-gamma-D-glutamyl-meso-diaminopimelate ligase, which encodes MHVHILGIGGTFMGGLAQLAKAAGHEVSGSDTQLYPPMSTQLEAAGIAVHEGYDPAQLDPAPDQVVVGNFMRRGVPAVEAMLDRGLDYTSGPQWLAEHVLHGRWVLAVAGTHGKTTTSSLLAHILQHAGLEPGFLIGGVPADFGVSARLGESPFFVVEADEYDTAFFDKRSKFVHYRPRTLLLNNLEYDHADIFPDLAAIQRQFHHLVRTVPGNGLIVRRGDDAALDEMLAMGCWTPVEPFTLDGGDGWSARLIAEDGSRFEVLHDNRPLGEIAWKLLGRHNVSNALGALLAARHAGVPLESGLEAVSSFGGVARRLQVVGDVAGVTLYDDFAHHPTAIATTLQGLRARSGRARIVAVLEPRSATMRMGVHRQTLGASLSQADRVFLYQPSDLGWSLREVAAELGERAAVLADLDGLEAALIGELRASDQVVFMSNGSFGGLPLRVRAALAERAESTA